The proteins below come from a single Microbulbifer sp. Q7 genomic window:
- the rpmF gene encoding 50S ribosomal protein L32: MAVQQNKKTRSRRGMRRSHDALSGPTLSVDPTTGEKHHRHHVTKDGFYRGRKVIDVGTSSEEE; the protein is encoded by the coding sequence ATGGCTGTTCAGCAGAACAAAAAAACCCGTTCCCGTCGCGGCATGCGTCGTTCTCACGACGCTCTGAGCGGACCGACTCTGTCCGTTGACCCGACCACCGGTGAGAAGCACCACCGTCACCACGTGACCAAAGACGGTTTCTACCGTGGTCGCAAAGTGATTGACGTTGGTACCTCTTCCGAAGAAGAGTAA
- a CDS encoding nucleoside triphosphate pyrophosphatase encodes MRRLILASSSPYRRNILDKLRLPFESASPHINEEAFPGESAPDLASRLATEKARALCGQYPDAIIIGSDQVAECRGRQLGKPGSQEKAIKQLLFCAGHTVTFHTGLCVMDSSQGTHTTICEPFRVHFRPLDAAAASRYVELDQPLDCAGSFKAEGLGIALFEKMEGNDINTLIGLPLIRLIELLKPHGLDPLQRK; translated from the coding sequence ATGCGTCGACTGATTCTAGCCTCCAGCTCACCCTACCGCCGCAACATTCTCGACAAATTGCGATTGCCGTTCGAATCCGCAAGTCCCCATATAAATGAAGAAGCATTTCCTGGTGAATCAGCCCCCGATCTCGCAAGCCGGCTCGCCACGGAAAAAGCCCGCGCCCTGTGTGGACAGTACCCGGACGCCATCATCATCGGCTCAGACCAGGTAGCGGAATGCAGGGGTAGGCAATTAGGCAAGCCGGGATCACAGGAGAAAGCGATTAAACAGCTCCTGTTTTGCGCGGGACACACCGTCACTTTCCATACCGGACTGTGCGTAATGGATAGCAGTCAGGGCACGCACACCACGATTTGCGAGCCGTTCCGCGTGCACTTCCGGCCACTGGATGCGGCTGCCGCCAGCCGCTACGTAGAGCTCGACCAACCCCTCGATTGCGCAGGATCATTTAAAGCCGAAGGATTGGGGATCGCCTTATTCGAAAAAATGGAAGGGAATGACATCAATACGCTCATTGGCCTTCCATTAATCCGGCTAATCGAGCTTCTCAAGCCTCACGGCCTGGACCCCCTGCAGCGGAAATAA
- the plsX gene encoding phosphate acyltransferase PlsX, protein MDAMGGDLGPRSVVPACARFLFRYPQAELKLFGPRSQLQSLLIKQPPSVRERIELVDCAQVITQGCNPVQALRRKRESSMALALKAVKDGECDAMVTSGNTGALLALSRSILGAVEGVRRPALGKSLPTADGSCFLLDLGANIDCSAEDLVLFARLGQEAQRVFSGKSDLAVALLNIGAEEHKGTEEIRRAGKMLQADPLVHYVGFVEGHDIFTGIVDVVVCNGLMGNVAMKSAEGVIRLIGQKTFTIDKKAPIKRFFGQLAINLLRKWRAQLEPGRYNGASFLGLKGNVIKSHGGASSEAFYRAMLTAKECAEADLSLQLGRAMALQAQPPTGCD, encoded by the coding sequence GTGGATGCGATGGGCGGGGACTTAGGTCCCCGCTCTGTCGTTCCGGCCTGTGCAAGATTTCTTTTCCGCTATCCCCAGGCAGAACTCAAACTGTTCGGCCCTCGCTCTCAACTGCAATCCCTTCTGATTAAACAGCCTCCCTCGGTGCGTGAGCGTATCGAACTGGTTGACTGTGCCCAGGTGATTACCCAGGGCTGCAATCCCGTGCAGGCGTTGCGACGCAAGCGGGAGTCCTCTATGGCGCTTGCTCTGAAAGCGGTCAAGGATGGCGAGTGTGACGCAATGGTTACCTCCGGTAATACCGGCGCTTTGCTGGCGCTCAGCCGCAGTATCCTGGGAGCCGTTGAGGGGGTTCGGCGCCCGGCGCTCGGCAAATCCTTGCCCACGGCGGACGGTTCCTGTTTTCTGCTGGACCTGGGGGCGAACATCGACTGCAGCGCCGAAGACCTGGTCCTGTTTGCCCGTCTGGGGCAGGAGGCGCAGCGTGTGTTCTCGGGTAAATCCGATCTTGCCGTCGCGCTGCTCAATATCGGTGCCGAAGAGCACAAGGGGACCGAGGAAATTCGCCGTGCTGGCAAGATGCTGCAGGCGGATCCGCTGGTGCACTATGTGGGATTTGTAGAAGGGCACGACATTTTCACCGGCATCGTGGATGTGGTGGTGTGCAATGGCCTGATGGGCAATGTGGCCATGAAATCTGCAGAAGGTGTGATTCGACTCATAGGTCAAAAGACGTTTACGATTGATAAGAAGGCGCCGATAAAGCGCTTTTTTGGCCAATTAGCCATAAATCTGTTGCGAAAATGGCGCGCACAGCTAGAACCCGGTCGCTATAATGGCGCCAGCTTTTTGGGGCTGAAAGGCAACGTCATCAAGAGCCATGGCGGTGCCAGTAGCGAAGCGTTTTACCGCG
- a CDS encoding HAD-IA family hydrolase, which translates to MLVILDWDGTLCNSQARIISCMQRASERVGLPVLEPGAIGNYIGLGLPEVISALFPEAHSEQRAQLGTYYSEEWLAARNEPLPLFDGVLATLDQLLGAGHQLAVATGKSRRGLNREFEDHGLGHLFPVSRCADETASKPNPVMLREILAETGVDVADAVMVGDTEYDLKMASAINMPSVGVSYGVHSRERLDRCGPHRIIDHFSELLQWPPLVP; encoded by the coding sequence ATGCTGGTGATCCTCGATTGGGACGGGACCCTGTGCAATTCCCAGGCGCGTATCATTTCCTGTATGCAGCGCGCGTCGGAGCGGGTTGGTCTGCCTGTGCTGGAGCCTGGCGCCATCGGCAATTATATCGGGCTGGGCCTGCCTGAGGTTATTAGTGCGTTGTTTCCCGAGGCTCACAGTGAGCAGCGTGCGCAGCTGGGCACGTATTATTCCGAGGAGTGGCTGGCGGCGCGCAATGAGCCGCTACCCCTGTTTGATGGTGTTCTGGCGACGCTGGACCAGCTGCTGGGGGCGGGGCACCAGCTGGCGGTGGCGACCGGTAAAAGCCGTCGAGGGCTGAATCGCGAATTTGAAGATCACGGTTTGGGGCACCTTTTCCCGGTAAGCCGCTGCGCGGATGAAACCGCCTCCAAGCCGAACCCCGTCATGTTACGTGAAATCCTGGCTGAAACCGGGGTTGATGTGGCGGACGCGGTGATGGTGGGCGATACCGAGTACGACCTCAAGATGGCGTCCGCGATCAATATGCCGTCGGTGGGCGTGAGTTACGGTGTGCACAGTCGCGAGCGTCTGGACCGATGCGGCCCGCATCGGATTATCGATCACTTCTCTGAGTTGCTGCAGTGGCCGCCGCTGGTTCCCTGA
- a CDS encoding YceD family protein — translation MSIPPQKSALPRRIDARKLVQREQQLDGTVPREELSRLVASTESVHGDIAVNLAFARDLQRNQVATGHFQLEVELLCQRCLQPVSEQIEADIAWGFVWSEEQGKSLPKSLDPVIQDGDELDLYQVLEDEILLNLPMVAFHDDECVSKETFQSGGKEPEAVEQQENPFKVLEQLKGSSNKS, via the coding sequence ATGTCGATACCCCCCCAGAAATCCGCGCTTCCGCGACGCATTGATGCACGAAAATTGGTGCAGCGTGAGCAGCAACTGGACGGTACCGTGCCGCGAGAAGAGCTTTCGCGACTGGTGGCGTCTACTGAGTCGGTACATGGTGATATTGCGGTGAATCTGGCCTTTGCCAGGGATCTGCAGCGAAACCAGGTGGCGACCGGGCATTTCCAGTTGGAGGTGGAGCTGTTGTGTCAGCGCTGCCTGCAGCCGGTCAGCGAGCAGATTGAAGCTGATATTGCCTGGGGCTTTGTGTGGTCGGAAGAGCAGGGCAAGTCATTGCCGAAATCTCTCGACCCGGTGATACAGGACGGTGATGAGCTGGATCTGTATCAGGTATTGGAAGATGAGATTTTGCTCAATCTGCCAATGGTGGCTTTCCACGATGATGAGTGTGTCTCCAAAGAGACATTCCAGAGTGGTGGAAAGGAGCCGGAAGCGGTAGAGCAACAGGAAAACCCCTTTAAAGTACTGGAACAGTTGAAGGGTTCGTCAAACAAGTCTTGA